TACTATTCATGCGCATTGGATAATTCCACAAGGATTTATTGCAGTCTTATATAAAAAGATATTTAATAGGAAAATAAAAATATTGTGTACTACACATGGAACAGATATTTTCGGCTTAAATGGCAAATTAGGGATTTTATTTAAAAAATATACTTTAAAAAATATTGATAAATTAACTGTAGTAAGTAATGCTATAAAAGAAGAGGTATCTAAATTAACAGAAAGAAATATTGAAGTTTTGCCTATGGGAATCGATACAAATATGTTTTCCCCTAAAATGGAATCAAAATCACTAAGAAAAAGACTAAATATCAATGGAATTTTCCTACTTTATGTAGGAAGACTTAGTGAAATGAAAGGGATTAAATATTTAATTCAAGCTATGCCAGAAATTATTGAAAATTACAATAAAACAAAACTTGTAATTGTTGGTGATGGTGAAGAAAGAAAAGTTCTAGAAGAATTAACAAAAGAGTTCAAAATTGAAAATAATGTAATTTTTACAGGATGGATTAATTATTTGAAACTTCCAACTTATTTTGCAACTGCTGATATTTTCATTGGACCCTCAATAAAAACCAAAAATGGATATAGAGAGGGGTTTGGATTAACTTTTGCTGAATCAATAAGTAGTAAATGCGTAGCAATTGCATCAGATTTGCCTGCAATTAAAGACATTATAATTGATAATCAAACTGGATTTATCGTAAAGCAAAGAAGTCCTAAATCTATTGCTAATAAAGTGATTAATCTAATTAAAAATGAAGATAAACTTAAAACCATTAAAGATAATGGTAGGGATTATGCAGTGAAAAATTTTGATTGGAAAACAATAAGTATGAAATATGGGAAGTTGTTAGAATGAAGGGATTTGCAGTTTCGAAAGATAGAATTATTAAAGCTAAAAAAATCGAAAGTGTTCTAAATGATTATTTAAATAAAAAAGTTACCAACTTTAAAATTTTAGATATTGGAGCAGGAGATGGGTTTATAAGTTCATATTTTATAACAAAGAAGAATAAAGTTACATGTGTAGATATTGAGGATCAAAGAATAGAAAAAAAAGCTAAATTCTTTAAGGTTATTTCTAGTAAATTATCATTTAAATCTGATGAATTCGACATTGTCATTTCTAACCATGTAATTGAACATATAAAAAATCAAAAATTACATCTAGAAGAAATTAGAAGAGTGCTTAAAAAAGATGGTGTTTGTTATATAGCTACACCAAACTGGAACTTTCCTGTTGAACCTCATTATAAACTCCCTTTAATACATTATTTGCCACAAAAAGCTTTTGTGAAAATTTTAAAAATAACCAAACTATATACAGAAAGCTTATATTTACTAAGTTATAAGGAGATGATAAATTTATTTAGAGATTTCACTATTAAGGAATATACAGATGAGGTTATTAAGAACCCTAATAA
Above is a genomic segment from Bacteroidales bacterium containing:
- a CDS encoding class I SAM-dependent methyltransferase, coding for MENNKYEIWEVVRMKGFAVSKDRIIKAKKIESVLNDYLNKKVTNFKILDIGAGDGFISSYFITKKNKVTCVDIEDQRIEKKAKFFKVISSKLSFKSDEFDIVISNHVIEHIKNQKLHLEEIRRVLKKDGVCYIATPNWNFPVEPHYKLPLIHYLPQKAFVKILKITKLYTESLYLLSYKEMINLFRDFTIKEYTDEVIKNPNKYSIKDNLISKLPPQIISNIKSIFPTNIFILRK
- a CDS encoding glycosyltransferase family 4 protein, yielding MNKKKKILVIASTFPTFIAGDATPPFVYELSKRLVKQFDIYVLAPYSFGTKTFQEEDGLLIHRYKYWFGKNNLADGAILPNLKKNKLLYFQIPFFYIFQLLAIMKLCKKYKIDTIHAHWIIPQGFIAVLYKKIFNRKIKILCTTHGTDIFGLNGKLGILFKKYTLKNIDKLTVVSNAIKEEVSKLTERNIEVLPMGIDTNMFSPKMESKSLRKRLNINGIFLLYVGRLSEMKGIKYLIQAMPEIIENYNKTKLVIVGDGEERKVLEELTKEFKIENNVIFTGWINYLKLPTYFATADIFIGPSIKTKNGYREGFGLTFAESISSKCVAIASDLPAIKDIIIDNQTGFIVKQRSPKSIANKVINLIKNEDKLKTIKDNGRDYAVKNFDWKTISMKYGKLLE